From Leptolyngbya sp. NIES-3755, one genomic window encodes:
- a CDS encoding hypothetical protein (hypothetical protein MC7420_2025;~similar to AA sequence:cyanobase_aa:LBDG_49630) translates to MSEIGKYWTLVRIKPAGGYRTEKCAIAHHYIEQNYAEITESNQLQQLLVRDYQAGSTEAELCLRCFISHCTLEEASSIARQFGDYYQFNQFDVLCYVLDDDGTLNRQYHPLSQKILVSYNPAIASLNTWATRLVRQHSELNQFLKQQGLYLKSDWAILNSTTTKRLGQILSDRFYWSADAIQTAILYLESYHAVYLSDRISEGSQGRCKEPTPEQLKRMADQLQTTLNQPISSTQVLKQLLAIAQCLRQHRLNRYETESIDEKPSQAEQLTTPRSESDPAEEFLYYYRAQFIQALNAALEAVIRDYTSRLKDQKANQFRVALHLLYCQRITMTQIAEQLDLKRQDNVARLLKLKTLRADVGLHILTQLKHDISAIAQNFTDPERLSRFAESIDEALRDQVDALLEKDAQQSKTPKAYQKDNLFAEQLCALLSRDLH, encoded by the coding sequence ATGAGTGAGATAGGGAAGTACTGGACTTTAGTTCGGATTAAGCCAGCGGGGGGATATCGGACGGAAAAATGCGCGATCGCACATCACTACATCGAGCAAAACTATGCTGAAATCACGGAATCAAATCAATTACAGCAATTGCTCGTTCGCGACTACCAAGCGGGTTCAACTGAGGCGGAGTTGTGTCTTCGCTGCTTCATTTCCCACTGCACCTTAGAAGAAGCAAGCTCGATCGCCCGTCAGTTCGGAGACTATTATCAATTCAATCAGTTTGATGTTCTTTGCTATGTTCTCGATGACGATGGAACGCTAAATCGTCAATATCATCCGTTATCTCAAAAGATTCTAGTCAGCTACAATCCAGCGATCGCATCTCTCAACACTTGGGCGACTCGATTGGTAAGACAGCACTCGGAACTCAATCAGTTTCTAAAACAGCAAGGACTCTACTTAAAAAGCGATTGGGCGATTCTCAACAGTACGACGACCAAGCGTTTAGGACAAATATTGAGCGATCGATTTTACTGGTCGGCTGATGCAATTCAAACTGCAATTCTTTATTTAGAAAGCTATCATGCGGTTTATTTAAGCGATCGTATTTCTGAAGGTAGCCAAGGACGGTGTAAAGAACCAACACCCGAACAATTAAAGCGAATGGCGGATCAGTTGCAAACAACGCTGAATCAACCGATTTCTTCAACTCAAGTGCTAAAACAATTACTTGCGATCGCGCAATGTCTCCGCCAGCATCGTCTCAATCGCTACGAGACAGAATCGATCGACGAGAAACCCAGTCAAGCAGAACAGCTTACAACTCCTAGAAGCGAATCAGATCCAGCAGAAGAATTTTTGTATTACTACCGCGCTCAATTCATTCAAGCATTGAATGCAGCTCTAGAGGCTGTGATTCGCGATTATACGAGCCGTTTGAAAGATCAAAAAGCGAATCAATTTCGGGTTGCACTTCATTTGCTTTACTGCCAGCGGATCACGATGACGCAAATTGCGGAACAACTCGATCTCAAGCGCCAAGACAATGTTGCGCGATTATTGAAACTAAAAACGTTACGGGCTGATGTGGGGTTGCATATCCTGACCCAACTGAAACACGATATCTCAGCGATCGCGCAAAATTTCACCGACCCGGAACGGTTAAGCCGATTTGCCGAGTCGATCGATGAAGCGTTGCGCGATCAAGTCGATGCTCTATTAGAGAAGGATGCTCAACAATCCAAAACCCCAAAAGCCTATCAAAAAGATAATTTGTTCGCTGAACAGCTTTGTGCTTTGCTCAGTCGCGACTTACATTGA
- a CDS encoding caspase domain protein (similar to AA sequence:cyanobase_aa:LBDG_49640) — protein MKRRYFLQTTALSAIYLAQAERYRRVLARSSPRKLALLVGINHYLETRDRALSPLNGCQTDVELQRELLIHRFGFKPSDIKILLNQDATRSNILQTFETHLIQQANSDDIVVFHFSGHGSRVFDSEAITSDQTNTAFVPADSNHLNPDRSVNDIMGKTLFLLMSALKTDNVTAVFDCCYSGGGTRGSERVRADANNMLHPPSKAEINYQKDWMRKLGLTPEQLRDRRKQGARGVILAAATANQLAKENDFADVSSGLFTYFLTQYLWESAESLTDAEAMIKRSLFTATGFQEPVFDVRPELMTKPIYFMPPIHRSAQAVVQSIRQDQAILWLGGLDKRTLESFGTGSTFSTLEGTETVTIVKRKGLTAIAKSSSKLRSGTLLKESSRVIPRTIKLRIGLDSSLAGQAPKIESDRIEFILAQNGSYPQFVHYILSRVTSGSLSAPLNSIALFSPSLEMLPDSFEQAEESLSDAIARLTPRFQGLFAAHLIRQTLNPTASQLNIEVLLHRQDQPNQIIAQSSTARISNIHNQPIPVKTPCQFQIKNHDRSPLYLLIALISSNGRFSIVFPNDYISGDLSGEVSAKATRFVPDPVQGETFKIAPPLVGRGEALIVASRNPLTRTYKQLRTLTEESDRMPIVIATQRGIDAIENLLSDLDRQSDHSAYKISTEDVATLFLAFQIITA, from the coding sequence ATGAAACGTCGGTATTTTCTTCAAACGACAGCTTTGAGTGCGATTTATCTCGCTCAAGCGGAGCGGTATCGTCGGGTACTCGCTCGATCGAGTCCACGCAAACTTGCATTATTAGTGGGCATCAATCATTATTTGGAAACTCGCGACCGCGCTCTTTCCCCATTAAACGGCTGTCAAACTGATGTCGAACTCCAACGCGAGCTTTTGATTCATCGCTTTGGCTTCAAACCCTCAGACATCAAAATTTTGCTCAATCAAGATGCAACTCGAAGCAACATCCTACAAACCTTCGAGACGCATCTGATTCAACAAGCGAACTCAGACGATATTGTTGTCTTTCACTTCTCAGGACATGGCTCACGAGTGTTTGATTCTGAAGCAATCACCTCAGATCAAACAAATACTGCTTTCGTTCCTGCTGATTCAAATCATCTTAATCCCGATCGAAGTGTAAATGACATCATGGGCAAGACCTTATTTCTATTGATGTCAGCCCTGAAAACCGACAATGTGACCGCTGTTTTTGATTGTTGTTACTCAGGTGGTGGAACTCGCGGTAGTGAAAGAGTTCGAGCCGATGCAAACAATATGCTCCATCCACCGAGCAAAGCAGAGATTAACTATCAGAAAGATTGGATGCGAAAGCTAGGATTAACGCCTGAACAGTTACGCGATCGCAGAAAGCAAGGCGCAAGAGGTGTAATTCTTGCGGCAGCTACAGCAAACCAACTTGCAAAAGAAAATGATTTTGCTGATGTGTCTTCAGGCTTATTTACTTATTTCCTCACTCAATACCTTTGGGAGTCAGCGGAAAGTTTAACGGATGCCGAAGCAATGATTAAACGATCGCTGTTCACCGCTACAGGCTTTCAAGAACCTGTTTTTGATGTTAGACCCGAACTCATGACAAAGCCAATCTACTTCATGCCTCCGATTCACCGATCGGCTCAAGCTGTGGTGCAATCGATTCGGCAAGATCAAGCTATTCTTTGGTTAGGAGGATTAGATAAGAGAACATTGGAATCGTTTGGAACGGGATCAACATTCTCAACGTTAGAGGGAACAGAAACAGTCACGATCGTTAAGCGAAAAGGACTAACCGCGATCGCAAAAAGTTCTAGCAAACTTCGATCAGGAACATTGCTGAAAGAATCTTCGCGAGTCATTCCAAGAACAATCAAACTCCGGATTGGTTTAGATTCATCTCTTGCTGGTCAAGCACCGAAGATCGAGAGCGATCGCATCGAATTCATTCTGGCTCAAAACGGTTCTTATCCTCAATTCGTTCACTATATTCTCAGTCGTGTGACTTCTGGATCGCTGTCAGCCCCTTTGAACAGCATTGCACTCTTCTCACCAAGCTTAGAAATGCTGCCTGATTCATTTGAGCAAGCAGAAGAATCGCTTTCAGATGCGATCGCACGTCTCACCCCAAGATTTCAGGGACTTTTCGCCGCTCATCTCATTCGTCAAACCCTCAACCCGACTGCTTCTCAGCTAAACATTGAAGTTCTGCTACATCGCCAAGATCAACCAAATCAAATCATTGCTCAATCCAGTACTGCTCGAATTTCAAACATTCATAATCAGCCGATCCCAGTTAAAACGCCCTGCCAATTTCAGATTAAAAATCACGATCGTTCACCGCTTTATCTACTCATTGCCTTAATCAGTTCGAATGGGCGTTTTTCGATTGTTTTTCCGAACGACTATATTAGCGGCGATTTAAGCGGTGAAGTCTCTGCAAAAGCAACTCGATTCGTTCCTGATCCCGTTCAAGGTGAAACATTCAAAATTGCACCCCCTTTAGTTGGACGAGGTGAAGCGTTAATTGTTGCAAGTCGTAATCCCCTCACGAGAACTTATAAACAACTCAGAACACTCACCGAGGAATCCGATCGAATGCCGATCGTGATCGCAACTCAGCGTGGAATTGATGCGATCGAGAATCTTCTCTCTGATCTCGATCGTCAATCCGATCATTCTGCTTACAAGATTAGCACTGAAGATGTTGCGACCCTTTTTCTAGCATTCCAAATTATTACTGCATAA
- a CDS encoding TPR repeat-containing protein (similar to AA sequence:cyanobase_aa:LBDG_49480) yields the protein MQRFLNLLAIATLFMGTNAPLVLAQTVAQTQQIDRKLEADRLSKQGQQYYETEQHEAAIASWEAALKIYREIGDRQEEATVLNDQGRSYTLLSRYDEGIRAFDQALSIFQQLQRRKDASVVLMNRGSAYSALSRHEDALRSYDEALSIVREINDRNREARILMNRSITYAYLSRNEDAIAGFDAALIIFQAANDRNSIAAALMNRGIVYGSISRYDDAIAAFNQALPIFRELKNRRGEASALSSLGDTYRFLSRFEEALTAFDQALPILRAIKDQNGEAAVLMNRGVVYDLLDRNDEAIAAYTEALSIFRSIKNAQGEAEALSNLGIIYGALSRHSDSIQAHTQALSIYRAIRSRDGEGLALMNRGIAYAMISRYEDAIQAYTEALPLYRAVNNRNGEAQVLLNQGNAYQSLRRYEDAIRFYNQALPIYRAVKDRDGEARALYNLGATYFETSRFAPAEQSLKSAIAVFESIRLDRLSEANKISFFETQAVSYRILQEVMIAQKKYEAALTISEWGRTKALVERLSQQLQPTVSPSQAAPDINQLRQIAKFQNATLVEYSLNERKQELYIWVIQSTGAIDFRQVKLTDVLPKQCASITQLIGNGRYSIGVRSAQSDWLIVEDTAQKNPCAQSERDANFRTLHRLLIEPIASLLPTDPNQHIVFIPDGTLFLVPFPALKAANGQFLIEQHTIRTASSIQLLDKTRALRSRPKGNNALIIGNPLMPIDPNSPQAKRLTNLPNAEQEARAIAPLFNTQAITGKAGTKETILQQISDARIIHFATHGSFSDRNGFKSWLALAPSEKDSGILTAEEVAQLKLNADLVVLSACDTGRGRVTGDGVVGLSRSFIAAGVPSVIVSLWAVPDAPTAELMQQFYQQLKRNPDKAQALRQAMLTTLKTHPNPKDWAAFTLIGEAR from the coding sequence ATGCAGCGCTTTCTCAATCTTTTAGCGATCGCAACCCTCTTTATGGGCACCAATGCGCCCTTAGTGCTGGCTCAAACCGTTGCTCAAACACAACAAATCGATCGCAAATTAGAAGCAGATCGCTTATCAAAACAAGGTCAACAGTACTATGAAACTGAGCAGCACGAAGCCGCGATCGCATCTTGGGAAGCAGCCCTAAAAATCTATCGGGAAATTGGCGATCGACAAGAAGAAGCAACCGTCTTGAATGATCAAGGACGCTCTTACACGCTCCTATCTCGTTACGATGAAGGAATTCGTGCGTTTGATCAAGCACTCTCGATTTTCCAGCAACTCCAGCGGCGCAAGGATGCAAGTGTTGTTCTAATGAATCGCGGCAGTGCCTACTCTGCGTTGTCTCGCCACGAAGATGCACTGCGGTCTTATGATGAAGCTCTATCGATCGTCCGTGAAATCAACGATCGTAATCGTGAAGCAAGAATCCTGATGAATCGCAGCATCACGTATGCTTACCTTTCCCGCAACGAGGACGCGATCGCGGGTTTCGATGCTGCTTTAATAATTTTCCAAGCCGCAAATGACCGAAACAGTATTGCTGCCGCACTCATGAATCGAGGCATTGTCTATGGTTCCATCTCTCGTTACGACGATGCGATCGCAGCTTTCAATCAAGCCTTACCCATCTTTCGAGAACTCAAAAATCGTCGTGGTGAAGCCTCCGCACTCTCCAGCCTTGGAGATACTTATCGATTTCTTTCCCGCTTCGAGGAAGCCCTAACCGCATTCGATCAAGCTTTACCGATCTTGAGAGCAATCAAAGACCAAAACGGGGAAGCAGCCGTTTTGATGAATCGGGGAGTCGTTTACGATTTGCTCGATCGCAATGATGAAGCGATCGCCGCTTACACCGAAGCTTTATCGATTTTTCGATCGATTAAAAATGCTCAAGGGGAAGCAGAAGCACTGAGTAACTTAGGAATTATCTATGGCGCGCTCTCTCGGCATTCTGATTCAATTCAGGCACATACACAAGCCCTCTCAATCTACCGAGCTATCAGAAGCCGCGACGGGGAAGGATTAGCATTGATGAATCGCGGAATTGCTTATGCTATGATTTCGCGCTATGAGGATGCAATTCAAGCGTATACAGAGGCTTTACCCCTTTACCGAGCCGTCAACAACCGGAATGGAGAGGCTCAAGTTCTATTGAATCAAGGAAATGCTTATCAATCCTTGCGGCGCTACGAAGATGCCATCCGCTTCTACAATCAAGCACTACCGATTTATCGGGCGGTCAAAGATAGAGATGGAGAAGCACGAGCCTTGTACAATTTGGGTGCGACTTATTTCGAGACAAGTCGATTTGCTCCAGCAGAACAATCCCTGAAAAGCGCGATCGCAGTGTTTGAATCGATCCGGCTCGATCGACTCTCCGAAGCGAATAAGATCTCATTTTTTGAAACTCAAGCAGTGAGCTATCGCATCTTACAAGAGGTGATGATTGCACAGAAAAAATATGAGGCAGCACTGACGATTTCAGAATGGGGGCGAACCAAAGCTTTAGTAGAACGATTAAGTCAACAGTTACAGCCGACTGTTTCACCGTCTCAAGCAGCACCGGATATCAATCAGCTTCGACAAATTGCGAAATTTCAGAATGCCACGCTGGTTGAATACTCACTTAATGAACGCAAGCAAGAACTCTACATCTGGGTTATTCAATCCACTGGAGCGATCGACTTTCGACAAGTAAAGTTAACAGATGTTTTACCCAAACAATGTGCTTCGATCACACAGTTAATTGGGAATGGTCGTTACTCGATCGGGGTTCGGAGTGCCCAATCTGATTGGTTGATTGTGGAAGACACAGCCCAAAAGAATCCCTGTGCCCAGTCTGAGCGAGATGCTAATTTTAGAACGCTGCATCGATTATTAATCGAACCGATTGCCTCTCTACTTCCGACTGATCCAAATCAGCACATTGTTTTTATCCCGGATGGAACACTCTTCCTCGTTCCTTTTCCTGCTCTCAAAGCTGCAAACGGTCAATTCTTAATCGAGCAACATACGATTCGGACTGCTTCTTCGATTCAACTGCTAGATAAAACTCGTGCGCTCCGTTCCCGTCCAAAAGGAAATAATGCGCTGATTATCGGTAATCCATTGATGCCGATTGATCCGAATTCTCCACAAGCGAAACGGCTAACGAATCTACCGAATGCAGAACAGGAAGCTAGAGCGATCGCGCCTTTATTCAACACACAAGCAATCACAGGTAAAGCAGGCACAAAAGAAACAATCCTTCAGCAAATCTCTGATGCCAGAATCATTCATTTCGCAACACATGGATCGTTTTCCGATCGTAATGGTTTCAAAAGCTGGTTGGCGCTTGCTCCTTCTGAAAAAGATAGTGGCATCTTAACGGCTGAAGAAGTTGCACAACTGAAGTTAAACGCGGATTTAGTGGTCTTAAGTGCTTGTGATACTGGACGTGGACGAGTGACGGGCGATGGTGTTGTCGGATTATCTCGATCGTTTATTGCCGCAGGAGTTCCGAGCGTGATTGTTTCGCTCTGGGCTGTTCCTGATGCTCCTACCGCAGAACTGATGCAGCAATTCTATCAGCAATTAAAACGCAATCCTGATAAAGCTCAAGCTCTCAGACAAGCAATGTTAACCACGCTGAAAACACATCCGAACCCGAAGGATTGGGCAGCCTTCACACTGATTGGAGAAGCACGATGA
- a CDS encoding hypothetical protein (protein of unknown function, DUF1822;~similar to AA sequence:cyanobase_aa:LBDG_49620): MTTPLNAASTLIDLDPDRVSTAIAFTQTLPNPLTQGQSYLALLALEGFTQWMHDRSTPIGVDRSQARLIEPSGFGIPAAINSVYANQFHLGLIAVDDVEDTIEFPIALLQNPAHFYVVVNVDEESNQISFHSFLRGDRLTLESDSDETCLIPVSLCETNVEQLLWYVAGLELSAIPLPTTRTAISSQWLIQPLVNAARWAQTQIDEWSWTLFSLELVPAMRSHADAFSADVTSVFTEIERSGIHIPSTAQSGYRSITLDRHTFRLYVTTWAMEETSEPEWSLLVILESIDAATLPVGTQLIVQEGNTVLIEESAKVESSYLIAQIIGNWNERFTLTLRSIDPENYTLTDSLSLSPIVFQPY, translated from the coding sequence ATGACAACTCCGTTAAACGCTGCCTCTACCTTAATTGACCTCGATCCAGATCGAGTCAGTACCGCGATCGCATTCACTCAAACGCTTCCAAATCCACTCACTCAAGGGCAATCCTATCTCGCTTTGCTTGCCCTTGAGGGTTTTACTCAATGGATGCACGATCGCTCAACCCCGATCGGGGTCGATCGCTCTCAAGCCCGATTAATTGAACCTTCAGGCTTTGGTATTCCTGCTGCGATTAATTCTGTGTATGCGAATCAATTCCATCTTGGATTGATTGCTGTCGATGACGTGGAAGATACGATCGAGTTCCCGATCGCATTGCTGCAAAATCCTGCTCACTTCTATGTTGTTGTTAATGTTGATGAAGAATCGAATCAGATTTCATTCCATTCGTTTTTACGCGGCGATCGACTCACGTTAGAATCAGACAGCGATGAGACTTGTCTAATTCCAGTTTCTTTATGTGAAACCAATGTAGAACAATTGTTGTGGTATGTTGCAGGTTTAGAACTCAGCGCAATTCCATTACCTACAACTCGTACAGCAATTTCTTCGCAATGGTTAATTCAACCGCTTGTGAATGCGGCTCGATGGGCGCAAACTCAGATTGATGAATGGTCTTGGACATTGTTCTCGCTTGAGTTAGTCCCAGCAATGAGATCCCACGCTGATGCGTTTAGTGCAGACGTAACTTCTGTGTTTACGGAAATCGAACGCTCTGGCATTCACATTCCATCCACCGCACAATCTGGTTATCGATCGATCACACTCGATCGTCATACCTTTCGGCTTTATGTTACGACTTGGGCAATGGAGGAAACCTCAGAGCCAGAGTGGTCTTTACTGGTGATTTTAGAATCGATCGATGCTGCAACGTTACCTGTAGGAACCCAGTTGATTGTTCAAGAAGGCAATACGGTGTTAATTGAAGAATCAGCCAAGGTAGAATCGTCCTATTTGATTGCTCAAATCATTGGAAACTGGAATGAGAGATTTACTTTAACGCTCAGAAGCATCGATCCTGAAAATTATACTCTGACAGACTCCTTGAGCTTATCCCCGATCGTCTTTCAACCTTACTAA
- a CDS encoding zinc-binding oxidoreductase (similar to AA sequence:cyanobase_aa:LBDG_49680): MKTTSITEQSPLKMKAIVQTEYGSPDVLRLAEVDRPALSDSGVLVRVRATAVHAGDWHLMRGEPFFIRLIYGGMRSPKITILGTDMAGEVEAVGKAVTQFKPGDQVFGDLSEAGFGAFAEYVCVPETALVLKPINLTFEEAATIPVSALTALQGLRDIGQIQAGQKVLVKGASGGVESFAVQIAKAFGAEVTGVCSPSKAKMVQEIGADYILDYSRAKTGLKEQYDLLFDVAAYGSVFEYLPLLKPKGRYVWVGGSIARLFQVMLFGAWMSKISDRRVKSLAQKPTQADLIVLKELIEAGKIRPYVDRCYSLSEIPVAIRAIEQRQVKGKIAISVTDG; encoded by the coding sequence ATGAAAACAACCAGCATTACAGAACAATCACCGCTTAAAATGAAAGCGATCGTACAAACCGAGTATGGTTCTCCTGATGTATTGAGATTGGCAGAAGTCGATCGACCTGCTCTATCTGATAGCGGTGTACTTGTGCGCGTTCGTGCGACTGCTGTTCATGCGGGCGACTGGCATTTAATGCGGGGAGAGCCGTTCTTTATTCGCCTCATCTATGGAGGAATGCGATCGCCGAAAATCACAATCCTGGGCACTGATATGGCAGGAGAAGTCGAAGCGGTTGGTAAAGCAGTGACGCAATTTAAGCCAGGAGATCAGGTTTTTGGAGATTTATCAGAAGCTGGATTTGGCGCATTTGCTGAATATGTTTGTGTTCCCGAAACTGCATTAGTTTTGAAGCCGATTAATTTGACATTCGAGGAAGCTGCAACGATTCCTGTTTCTGCGCTGACTGCTTTACAGGGATTGCGAGATATTGGACAAATTCAAGCAGGACAGAAGGTATTAGTCAAAGGTGCTTCTGGTGGAGTGGAATCATTTGCAGTACAGATTGCTAAAGCATTTGGAGCGGAAGTAACAGGAGTATGCAGTCCTAGCAAAGCGAAGATGGTGCAGGAAATTGGTGCAGACTATATTCTAGATTATTCGCGGGCGAAAACTGGCTTGAAGGAGCAGTACGATTTGCTCTTTGATGTTGCTGCATACGGTTCGGTTTTTGAATATCTGCCGTTGTTGAAACCTAAAGGTCGCTATGTTTGGGTCGGTGGCTCGATCGCTCGATTGTTTCAGGTGATGTTGTTTGGAGCTTGGATGTCAAAAATCAGCGATCGTCGAGTCAAGAGTTTAGCTCAAAAGCCAACCCAAGCTGATCTAATTGTGTTGAAAGAGTTGATCGAAGCTGGAAAGATTCGCCCTTATGTCGATCGCTGTTACTCGCTTAGTGAAATTCCAGTCGCAATTCGTGCGATCGAGCAGCGGCAGGTGAAGGGGAAAATTGCGATTAGTGTTACTGATGGCTAG
- a CDS encoding hypothetical protein (conserved membrane hypothetical protein;~similar to AA sequence:cyanobase_aa:LBDG_49660) encodes MLLKIWRVEQTCLFELVWNETQTLSAKLIYPETLTTLYQTWQSTYLQFYRSTLRARLGLVLNIQQPEIDWRTRLVQAEAAFLAEFHYWLNSAELLEIRREITKTSIFYLRCDSPEVVKLPWESWQIGSEFGSSQPIQIIRTSLALCAERAKPIDRAKNRILVILGDESGLNFEAERAALQQLNHRAEIHLIGWQPEVRTPELLQQIRNAIADPKGWDILFFAGHSNETTLTGGELGIAPSTSILISEIAPQLKFAQERGLQFAIFNSCNGLSIAESLINLGLNQVVVMREPIRDDVAKDFLLHFLRYLSNHQNAQEATLSACQFLKLEKNLTYPSAYLIPSLFSHPQAKPFRFATSTWKTRLKPWKPQCLEAITVSIFASLSVLLPVQSALIDQRQFVQALYRQITNQSIQPQSSPVLLVQINEESLQKDKVTMIEQNLDRQYLAKVIDRVTQSESSVIGINYLLFRHQPTGDRALETSLSTAIQSGKQFVFAATPDLQSKQSWITALPDFKQFGSSGDMDLLGDPAFYARVIGDTLTQSEVLPFAYEVVRSCNPQALDRRDPRLYFQPITQFSALFGQTWLHPLIDYSIPPSQVYEAIPSWKLLQNQDTTQRTNAIALIVPDGQIDAGVTPGEDYFISPLAFKFWQPTASAKTSSGTVHAYLVHSLLNRRMLLPIPDLWMVIIAAIAGKATVILLTPRPHQRKWFFIVPVGYSLASLQFYISYSVLLPFLLPALTYLAFLLTTKPQSND; translated from the coding sequence ATGTTATTAAAGATTTGGCGCGTCGAGCAAACCTGTTTATTTGAGCTAGTCTGGAATGAAACACAGACTTTGAGCGCAAAGTTGATTTATCCAGAAACACTCACCACACTTTATCAAACTTGGCAAAGTACTTATCTTCAGTTTTACCGTTCAACCTTACGCGCTCGTCTTGGGTTAGTCCTCAACATTCAACAACCCGAAATCGACTGGCGGACTCGACTGGTTCAAGCTGAAGCCGCTTTTTTAGCTGAATTTCACTACTGGTTGAACAGTGCAGAGCTACTAGAAATTCGTCGCGAAATTACTAAAACCTCAATCTTTTATCTCCGCTGTGACTCTCCCGAAGTCGTTAAACTTCCTTGGGAATCTTGGCAAATTGGCTCAGAATTCGGCTCTAGTCAACCGATTCAGATTATTCGGACTTCACTCGCACTGTGTGCCGAACGAGCAAAACCGATTGATCGCGCTAAAAATCGCATTTTAGTAATTTTGGGCGATGAGTCCGGTCTGAATTTTGAAGCGGAACGGGCTGCTTTACAACAGTTAAATCATCGTGCTGAAATTCATCTCATTGGATGGCAACCAGAGGTTAGAACTCCTGAATTACTGCAACAAATTCGGAATGCGATCGCTGACCCAAAAGGATGGGATATTCTGTTTTTTGCTGGACATAGCAACGAAACTACGCTGACAGGTGGCGAATTAGGTATTGCTCCAAGCACTTCGATTCTGATTAGCGAAATTGCTCCACAGCTAAAATTTGCTCAAGAGCGCGGACTACAGTTTGCTATTTTTAATTCTTGTAATGGTCTAAGTATTGCTGAATCACTCATCAATTTAGGTTTAAATCAAGTCGTCGTGATGCGTGAACCGATTCGCGATGATGTTGCAAAAGACTTTCTACTTCACTTTTTAAGATATCTATCAAATCACCAGAACGCCCAAGAAGCAACGCTTTCCGCCTGTCAGTTTCTCAAGTTAGAGAAAAACTTAACTTATCCTTCAGCTTATCTGATTCCCTCACTTTTTTCTCATCCTCAAGCGAAACCATTTCGATTCGCAACCTCGACTTGGAAAACCCGTCTAAAACCGTGGAAGCCGCAATGTTTAGAAGCGATCACTGTCAGTATTTTCGCCTCTCTCAGCGTTTTGCTTCCAGTTCAAAGTGCGCTGATTGATCAACGCCAGTTCGTGCAAGCTCTCTATCGCCAAATCACGAATCAGAGCATTCAACCCCAATCTTCTCCAGTGTTGCTTGTTCAAATCAATGAGGAATCGCTTCAGAAAGACAAAGTAACGATGATTGAACAGAACCTCGATCGACAATATTTGGCAAAAGTTATCGATCGCGTCACACAATCAGAAAGCTCAGTGATTGGCATCAATTATCTTCTGTTTCGACATCAACCGACCGGCGATCGCGCTCTAGAAACATCGCTCTCAACCGCTATCCAATCCGGTAAACAGTTTGTGTTTGCAGCTACTCCAGATTTGCAGTCTAAACAATCCTGGATTACAGCGCTACCGGACTTCAAGCAGTTCGGTAGCAGCGGAGATATGGATTTACTCGGTGATCCTGCTTTCTATGCCAGAGTGATTGGTGATACCTTAACTCAAAGTGAAGTGTTACCATTCGCCTATGAAGTGGTTCGATCGTGCAATCCGCAAGCGCTCGATCGACGAGATCCACGTCTATACTTTCAGCCAATCACTCAATTCTCTGCACTCTTCGGGCAAACCTGGTTACATCCCTTGATTGACTACTCAATCCCGCCAAGCCAAGTCTACGAGGCGATTCCAAGCTGGAAACTTTTGCAGAATCAAGATACCACTCAGCGCACAAATGCGATCGCGCTTATTGTCCCAGACGGTCAAATTGATGCAGGAGTCACACCTGGAGAAGACTACTTTATCAGCCCACTTGCTTTCAAATTCTGGCAACCCACCGCAAGCGCAAAAACGTCAAGCGGAACGGTTCATGCTTACTTAGTACACAGTTTATTAAATCGCCGAATGTTGCTACCCATCCCGGATCTATGGATGGTGATCATTGCTGCGATCGCAGGAAAAGCAACAGTCATCTTACTCACTCCGCGCCCACATCAACGAAAATGGTTTTTTATTGTTCCAGTTGGCTATAGTTTAGCAAGTTTACAGTTCTATATTTCCTACTCAGTCCTACTTCCATTTTTACTTCCTGCACTCACTTACCTTGCATTCCTTCTCACCACCAAGCCTCAATCTAATGATTAA